One Azospirillum sp. TSA2s genomic region harbors:
- a CDS encoding heme biosynthesis protein HemY — MIRALWFLLKVAVVIAAAIWLADRPGTVSVHWLGYAVEAPFWVALLVTIVALGIAALGYRLIRALIRTPYRIRRHSRVRRRERGYRALTQGMVAIAAGDAQTARKMARKADGLLNEPPLTMLLSAQAAQLQGDERAAREYFTAMLERPETAFLGMRGLLTQAIKSGDRVEALTLARKARGLQPNTPWLLGTLYDLEAQAGDWAAAEGTLQQAIQAGAIPTDEGRRHRAVLLLERSFEAERRGRADAALSHAQAAHDMMPGFVPAAVRLARLQLAADRLKPAAKVVERAWRHSPHPELADIYRSIVSSYDPLTRVRLFQKLVRQSPDSAESHLAVARAAIDAQLWGEARQHLNRAMEIGPTRRTYRLMAELDRGERHDEDAAKDWLAKAANAPEDPVWTCSSCGAVSHNWGGLCGHCGAFDTLTWKAPTVAVPLMEPTDIPPALARPATA, encoded by the coding sequence ATGATCCGCGCCCTCTGGTTCCTTCTGAAGGTCGCGGTGGTCATCGCCGCCGCGATCTGGCTCGCCGACCGTCCCGGCACCGTCAGCGTCCATTGGCTGGGCTACGCCGTCGAGGCGCCCTTCTGGGTCGCCCTGCTGGTCACGATCGTGGCGCTGGGCATCGCGGCGCTGGGCTATCGCCTGATCCGCGCCCTGATCCGCACGCCGTACCGCATCCGCCGCCACAGCCGGGTCCGCCGCCGCGAGCGCGGTTACCGCGCCCTGACCCAGGGCATGGTCGCCATCGCCGCCGGCGATGCGCAGACCGCGCGCAAGATGGCGCGCAAGGCCGACGGGCTGCTGAACGAGCCGCCGCTGACCATGCTGCTGTCGGCCCAGGCCGCCCAGCTGCAGGGCGACGAGCGCGCCGCCAGGGAGTATTTCACCGCCATGCTGGAGCGGCCGGAGACGGCCTTCCTCGGCATGCGCGGGCTGCTGACCCAGGCGATCAAGTCGGGCGACCGGGTGGAGGCGCTGACGCTGGCCCGCAAGGCACGCGGGCTGCAGCCCAACACGCCCTGGCTGCTCGGCACGCTCTATGACCTGGAGGCGCAGGCCGGCGACTGGGCTGCCGCCGAAGGCACCTTGCAGCAGGCGATCCAGGCCGGGGCCATCCCGACCGACGAGGGCCGCCGCCACCGCGCCGTCCTGCTGCTGGAGCGCAGCTTCGAGGCGGAGCGCCGCGGCCGGGCCGACGCCGCCCTGTCGCACGCCCAGGCGGCGCACGACATGATGCCGGGCTTCGTCCCCGCCGCCGTCCGTCTGGCCCGCCTGCAGCTCGCCGCCGACCGGCTGAAGCCGGCCGCCAAGGTGGTGGAGCGGGCATGGCGCCACTCGCCGCATCCGGAGCTGGCCGACATCTACCGGTCGATCGTCTCCAGCTACGACCCGCTGACCCGCGTCCGGCTGTTCCAGAAGCTGGTGCGTCAGTCCCCGGACTCGGCCGAATCGCACCTCGCCGTCGCCCGCGCCGCCATCGACGCCCAGCTGTGGGGCGAGGCGCGCCAGCACCTGAACCGCGCCATGGAGATCGGCCCGACCCGCCGCACCTACCGCCTGATGGCCGAGCTGGACCGCGGCGAGCGCCATGACGAGGATGCGGCGAAGGACTGGCTGGCCAAGGCCGCCAACGCGCCGGAGGATCCGGTGTGGACCTGCAGCTCCTGCGGGGCGGTCAGCCACAACTGGGGCGGCCTGTGCGGCCATTGCGGCGCCTTCGACACGCTGACCTGGAAGGCCCCGACAGTCGCCGTCCCGCTGATGGAACCGACCGACATCCCCCCGGCGCTGGCCCGTCCGGCTACGGCGTGA
- a CDS encoding mitofilin family membrane protein: protein MTSRPGPERPGTDRDGDGASTGNAAVDRIVERFGGIRPMAHKLDTPVTTVQGWKKRGAIPLARHADLRTAAAKHRIKLDDADLDAATPSEDRPTDASAASVITPAATTATTVDAAPVVEPVPTAFPADTIPGADTPAAGATTGAATELQSSDALIPPATPIGATDSLADTPKGDAEKAEEAKDDGIKSDATKSDTSKSTTGSWTPSGTSGSAGYSRSADAEPARPTIAPNIAPTPSYLDEPRSGSGFATALSVVALLVGAAALSAPWWGPALPGWPSPSASSTASAPADPALKAQIQQLTDRIGKLEQRPAAANGGNGADLSALTQRIDALEKRPAATPDTGAADAQKALADRIAALEQKVSAVSGNSQAAQELRSEVDQLKQQVTSVNQAVSERQDAATTAQALVLAAGQLRASLSGGQPFQQDLQAVRALNIADAGVTQPLDAVAPYAAKGIPTRAQLTDRFQPLAGEIVRADIRGEGKSWIDTAVGKLSTLVTVRQEGGGVVGTTANAIVARAEAALNEGNLAKAVEELSALQGPAAQTAAPWLADAKARLAADQAARQLNDRAIALMTTAAGGKGTAQ, encoded by the coding sequence ATGACCTCTCGTCCAGGCCCCGAACGCCCCGGCACCGACCGTGACGGCGACGGCGCCAGCACCGGCAATGCGGCGGTCGACCGCATCGTCGAACGTTTCGGCGGCATCCGCCCGATGGCCCACAAGCTGGACACCCCGGTGACGACGGTCCAGGGTTGGAAGAAGCGCGGCGCGATCCCGCTGGCCCGCCATGCCGACCTGCGCACCGCCGCCGCCAAGCACCGCATCAAGCTGGACGACGCCGACCTGGACGCGGCCACCCCCAGCGAGGATCGGCCGACCGACGCCTCCGCCGCATCCGTCATCACCCCGGCCGCCACGACCGCCACGACTGTCGACGCCGCTCCGGTGGTGGAGCCGGTTCCGACCGCTTTCCCGGCCGACACCATCCCCGGCGCCGACACCCCGGCGGCCGGCGCGACCACCGGTGCGGCGACGGAACTGCAATCGTCCGACGCCCTGATCCCGCCGGCCACGCCGATCGGCGCGACCGACAGCCTCGCCGACACGCCGAAGGGCGACGCGGAGAAGGCCGAGGAAGCCAAGGACGACGGTATCAAGTCCGACGCCACCAAATCCGATACGTCGAAGTCCACCACCGGCAGCTGGACGCCGTCCGGCACCAGCGGCAGCGCGGGCTACAGCCGCAGCGCCGATGCCGAGCCGGCGCGTCCGACCATCGCCCCCAATATCGCCCCGACCCCGTCCTACCTCGACGAGCCGCGCTCCGGCAGTGGGTTCGCCACCGCCCTGTCGGTGGTAGCATTGCTGGTCGGCGCCGCCGCCCTGTCGGCGCCCTGGTGGGGTCCAGCCCTGCCCGGCTGGCCGTCACCGTCCGCCTCCTCCACCGCCTCCGCTCCGGCCGACCCGGCGCTGAAGGCGCAGATCCAGCAGCTCACCGACCGCATCGGCAAGCTGGAGCAGCGTCCCGCCGCCGCCAACGGGGGCAACGGTGCCGACCTCTCCGCCCTGACCCAGCGGATCGACGCGCTGGAGAAGCGCCCGGCCGCCACGCCCGACACCGGCGCCGCCGACGCCCAGAAGGCGCTGGCCGACCGCATCGCCGCGCTTGAGCAGAAGGTTTCCGCCGTCTCCGGCAACAGCCAAGCGGCGCAGGAGCTGCGCAGCGAGGTCGACCAGCTGAAGCAGCAGGTCACCAGCGTCAACCAGGCCGTCAGCGAGCGCCAGGACGCCGCCACCACCGCCCAGGCGCTGGTGCTGGCCGCCGGGCAGCTGCGCGCCTCCCTGTCGGGCGGGCAGCCGTTCCAGCAGGACCTGCAGGCGGTCCGCGCCCTCAACATCGCCGACGCGGGCGTGACCCAGCCGCTGGACGCCGTGGCGCCCTATGCCGCCAAGGGCATCCCGACCCGCGCCCAGCTGACCGACCGCTTCCAGCCACTGGCCGGCGAGATCGTCCGCGCCGACATCCGCGGCGAGGGCAAGAGCTGGATCGACACGGCGGTCGGCAAGCTGTCCACCCTGGTCACCGTCCGCCAGGAGGGCGGCGGGGTGGTCGGCACCACCGCCAACGCCATCGTCGCCCGCGCCGAAGCCGCTCTGAACGAGGGCAACCTCGCCAAGGCGGTCGAGGAGCTGTCGGCCCTGCAGGGTCCGGCCGCGCAGACCGCCGCCCCATGGCTGGCCGACGCCAAGGCGCGTCTGGCCGCCGATCAGGCCGCGCGCCAGCTGAACGACCGCGCCATCGCCCTGATGACCACCGCCGCCGGCGGGAAGGGGACGGCCCAATGA
- a CDS encoding uroporphyrinogen-III synthase, which translates to MTGKQPQSSSADRRTRLLVTRPAEDAEPLVRRLEALGFATAVEPMLSMVWLDGPEPDLSDVQALLFTSANGVRAYTKRTSRRDRPVHAVGDATARAARAAGFEQVDSASGDVYALAERVRSLRDPYAGTLLHVAGSKVAGDLAGLLGAAGFTLRRSVMYDAVPALTLSDETATFLRTSGLDGVLFFSPRTAASFVRLLAEAGLVDCCRTVDAFCLSPAVAEAARAYGDQGVTPWRSVRVAARPEQDALLDLLPVAG; encoded by the coding sequence ATGACGGGAAAGCAGCCTCAATCCTCTTCCGCCGACCGCCGGACGCGCCTTCTGGTGACGCGTCCGGCGGAAGATGCCGAGCCGCTGGTCCGCCGGCTGGAGGCGCTCGGCTTCGCCACGGCGGTGGAGCCGATGCTGTCGATGGTCTGGCTCGACGGGCCGGAACCCGACCTGTCCGACGTACAAGCCCTGCTGTTCACCAGCGCGAACGGCGTACGCGCCTACACCAAACGTACGAGCCGGCGCGACCGTCCGGTGCACGCCGTCGGCGACGCCACGGCGCGGGCGGCGCGGGCCGCCGGCTTCGAACAGGTCGACAGCGCGTCCGGCGACGTGTACGCGCTGGCGGAACGTGTCCGGTCCCTGCGGGATCCATACGCCGGTACGCTTCTTCATGTGGCCGGCAGCAAGGTGGCGGGCGACCTCGCCGGCCTGCTGGGGGCGGCCGGGTTCACGCTGCGGCGCAGCGTGATGTACGATGCCGTACCCGCGCTAACCCTGTCGGACGAGACCGCGACATTTTTGCGTACGTCCGGGCTCGACGGCGTGTTGTTTTTCTCTCCCCGTACTGCCGCATCCTTTGTTAGGCTGCTCGCCGAGGCGGGGCTGGTCGATTGTTGTCGTACGGTCGATGCGTTCTGCCTCAGCCCCGCGGTCGCGGAGGCTGCCCGTGCGTACGGCGACCAGGGAGTGACGCCGTGGCGAAGCGTACGGGTGGCGGCGCGGCCGGAGCAGGACGCCCTACTCGATCTGTTGCCGGTCGCCGGATAA
- the hemC gene encoding hydroxymethylbilane synthase has protein sequence MTTHPLRIGTRGSPLALAQAHETRDRLIAAHPHLAAPGAIEIVVFKTTGDRILDRTLAEAGGKGLFTKELEEALFDGRADLAVHSMKDVPTQLPDGLEIATLLPREDPRDAFFSRSGGGLADLPAGAVVGTAGLRRQAQVLELRPDLKIFPLRGNVQTRLSKLDAGEVDATLLALAGLRRLGLTERISAVLEPETMLPAVAQGAIGIEIRSADDATRALLAPLNCAETMVRVTAERALLAALDGSCRTPIAALAMLDGDDLHLRAKVLSTDGRIIFRAERHGKAAEAESLGADAGAEIRAQLPPDFFTAAPH, from the coding sequence ATGACGACCCACCCGCTCCGTATCGGGACGCGCGGCAGCCCGCTGGCGCTGGCGCAGGCCCACGAAACCCGCGACCGCCTGATCGCCGCCCATCCGCATCTCGCTGCGCCCGGCGCCATCGAGATCGTCGTCTTCAAGACCACCGGCGACCGCATCCTCGACCGCACCCTGGCGGAAGCGGGCGGCAAGGGCCTGTTCACCAAGGAGCTGGAGGAGGCGCTGTTCGACGGCCGCGCCGATCTGGCCGTCCATTCGATGAAGGACGTGCCGACCCAGCTTCCCGACGGGCTGGAGATCGCCACCCTGCTGCCGCGCGAGGACCCGCGCGACGCCTTCTTCTCCCGCTCCGGCGGCGGTCTGGCCGACCTGCCGGCCGGCGCCGTGGTCGGCACCGCCGGCCTGCGCCGTCAGGCCCAGGTGCTGGAGCTGCGCCCCGACCTGAAGATCTTCCCGCTGCGCGGCAACGTGCAGACCCGCCTGTCCAAGCTGGACGCGGGCGAGGTGGACGCCACCCTGCTGGCGCTGGCCGGCCTGCGCCGCCTCGGCCTGACCGAGCGCATCAGCGCGGTGCTGGAACCGGAAACCATGCTGCCGGCGGTGGCCCAGGGCGCCATCGGCATCGAGATCCGCAGCGCCGACGACGCCACCCGCGCCCTGCTGGCCCCGCTGAACTGTGCGGAGACCATGGTCCGCGTCACGGCGGAGCGTGCGCTGCTGGCCGCGCTCGACGGCTCCTGCCGCACGCCCATCGCGGCGCTGGCGATGCTAGACGGCGACGACCTGCATTTGCGCGCCAAGGTGCTGTCGACCGACGGACGCATCATCTTCCGGGCGGAACGCCACGGCAAGGCGGCAGAGGCCGAGTCGCTGGGCGCCGATGCCGGGGCCGAGATCCGGGCGCAACTGCCGCCCGATTTCTTCACCGCGGCACCGCACTGA
- the tsaD gene encoding tRNA (adenosine(37)-N6)-threonylcarbamoyltransferase complex transferase subunit TsaD: protein MIVLGIETSCDETAAAVVTDAREIRADVVLSQLDDHTPYGGVVPEIAARAHLEHLDGLIRRAMDEAGIGFGDLDAVAATGGPGLIGGVIVGVMTAKAIAAARGLPFVAVNHLEGHALTARLTDDVAFPYLLLLVSGGHCQLLAVEGVGRYRRLGTTIDDAVGEAFDKTAKLLGLGYPGGPLVEKAAARATNPARFELPRPMLGRPGCDFSFSGLKTAVRRHVEELGGVLSDADRDDLAAAFQATVAEVLADRCARAIRRFKEDHPQGGALVVAGGVAANKAIRSRLSTLAEKQRMPFVAPPLRLCTDNAAMIAWAGIERFRLGESDPLNFAPRPRWPLDPTAAPVIGRAGVGAGVKA from the coding sequence ATGATCGTTCTTGGAATCGAAACGAGCTGCGACGAGACGGCCGCCGCCGTCGTCACCGACGCGCGCGAGATCCGCGCCGACGTCGTGCTGTCGCAGCTGGACGACCACACGCCTTATGGCGGCGTCGTCCCGGAAATCGCCGCCCGCGCCCATCTTGAACATCTGGACGGGCTGATCCGCCGCGCCATGGACGAGGCCGGGATCGGCTTCGGCGACCTCGACGCGGTGGCGGCCACCGGCGGGCCGGGGCTGATCGGCGGCGTCATCGTCGGCGTCATGACCGCCAAGGCCATCGCCGCCGCGCGCGGGCTGCCCTTCGTCGCCGTCAACCATCTGGAAGGCCACGCGCTGACGGCGCGGCTGACCGACGACGTCGCCTTTCCCTACCTGCTGCTGCTGGTGTCGGGCGGCCATTGCCAGCTTCTGGCGGTGGAGGGGGTCGGGCGTTACCGCCGGCTCGGCACCACCATCGACGATGCGGTGGGCGAGGCGTTCGACAAGACCGCCAAGCTGCTGGGGCTGGGCTATCCCGGCGGGCCGCTGGTGGAGAAGGCGGCGGCGCGCGCCACCAACCCGGCGCGGTTCGAGCTGCCGCGGCCGATGCTGGGCCGTCCGGGCTGCGACTTCTCCTTCTCCGGGCTGAAGACCGCGGTGCGGCGGCATGTCGAGGAGTTAGGTGGCGTGCTGTCCGATGCGGATCGCGACGATCTCGCCGCCGCCTTCCAGGCGACGGTGGCGGAGGTGCTGGCCGACCGCTGCGCCCGCGCCATCCGCCGCTTCAAGGAGGACCATCCGCAGGGTGGCGCCCTGGTGGTCGCCGGCGGTGTCGCCGCCAACAAGGCGATCCGCAGCCGGCTGTCGACGCTGGCGGAAAAGCAGCGCATGCCGTTCGTGGCGCCGCCGTTGCGCCTGTGCACCGACAACGCGGCGATGATCGCCTGGGCCGGGATCGAGCGGTTCCGGCTGGGCGAGAGCGACCCGTTGAATTTCGCCCCCCGTCCGCGCTGGCCGCTGGACCCCACCGCCGCGCCGGTGATCGGGCGCGCAGGGGTCGGTGCGGGGGTGAAGGCGTGA
- a CDS encoding NAD(P)H-dependent glycerol-3-phosphate dehydrogenase, translated as MSAVPPTSLNRIGVVGGGAWGTALALAALRAGRETLLWAREPAVVEAMSIRRENRDYLPGVPLPDALQITGDLADLGDCDAVLLVSPAQHARSVTAGMAPLLKPGAPVVVCAKGIELDSHALMSEAVGAALPAGNPVAILSGPTFAAEVARGLPTAVTLACADEALGRALVTALGSHTFRPYRSDDVIGSQVGGAVKNVLAIACGVVEGRRLGDNARAALITRGLAEITRLALALGGRVETLMGLSGLGDLTLTCSSLQSRNMSLGAALGAGKALSEILAARRSVAEGVYTTAAVVGLAAKLGVDMPICTAVDAILNRGAGLDETIEGLLSRPFRGEGV; from the coding sequence ATGAGTGCCGTGCCCCCCACCTCCCTCAACCGCATCGGTGTCGTCGGCGGCGGCGCCTGGGGGACGGCGCTGGCGCTGGCGGCGTTGCGGGCCGGGCGTGAGACGCTGCTGTGGGCGCGCGAGCCGGCGGTGGTGGAGGCGATGAGCATCCGCCGCGAGAACCGCGATTACCTGCCCGGCGTGCCGCTGCCCGACGCGCTGCAGATTACCGGCGATCTGGCCGATCTCGGCGATTGCGACGCCGTGCTGCTGGTGTCGCCGGCCCAGCATGCGCGCAGCGTCACCGCGGGCATGGCGCCGCTGCTGAAGCCGGGGGCGCCGGTCGTCGTCTGCGCCAAGGGGATCGAGCTGGACAGTCACGCGCTGATGAGCGAGGCGGTCGGCGCCGCGCTGCCGGCCGGCAATCCGGTGGCGATCCTGTCCGGCCCGACCTTCGCGGCGGAGGTGGCGCGCGGGCTGCCGACGGCGGTGACGCTGGCCTGTGCGGACGAGGCGCTGGGCAGGGCGCTGGTCACGGCGCTGGGCAGCCACACCTTCCGGCCCTACCGCTCGGACGACGTCATCGGTTCGCAGGTCGGCGGGGCGGTGAAGAATGTGCTGGCCATCGCCTGCGGCGTGGTCGAGGGGCGGCGGCTGGGCGACAACGCGCGGGCGGCGCTGATCACCCGCGGTCTGGCCGAGATCACCCGGCTGGCGCTGGCGCTCGGCGGCCGGGTGGAGACGCTGATGGGACTGTCCGGGCTGGGCGACCTGACGCTGACCTGCTCCAGCCTGCAGTCGCGCAACATGTCGCTGGGGGCGGCATTGGGCGCCGGCAAGGCGCTGTCCGAGATTCTGGCCGCGCGGCGGTCGGTGGCGGAGGGCGTCTATACCACCGCCGCGGTGGTCGGGCTGGCGGCGAAGCTGGGCGTCGACATGCCGATCTGCACGGCGGTCGATGCCATCCTGAACCGCGGCGCCGGGCTTGACGAAACCATCGAGGGGCTGCTGTCCCGTCCCTTCCGCGGTGAGGGCGTTTAA
- a CDS encoding LytTR family DNA-binding domain-containing protein, whose translation MQTNAQPNAETSSPALPWQSPPVPYGRRVLRRRLPLLAASILALALLGPFGTFREMGFAVRLAYWGGQIVSGWSMFELVILVARRVLPNLERTWPLMLAAAYLTVSILQTLVVALLESRLRGQDFLTPAGLAEMYGYVLVITTLVSALPVWLELRDHGVVGHQPPAPPQASIPGGEPTADRPVPFLDRIPAKLGRDLLALEMEDHYVRVHTALGSDLILMRMRDAVAELAGIDGRQVHRSYWVAASAVAAVERKPDGKLSLRLTNGLLVPVSRTHAPSVRAAGWTEKAVS comes from the coding sequence TTGCAGACCAACGCGCAACCCAACGCCGAAACCTCATCCCCCGCCCTCCCCTGGCAGTCGCCGCCCGTTCCCTATGGCCGGCGCGTGCTGCGCCGCCGCCTGCCGTTGCTGGCGGCCTCCATCCTAGCATTGGCTCTGCTGGGACCGTTCGGCACCTTCCGTGAAATGGGTTTCGCCGTCCGGCTTGCCTACTGGGGCGGGCAGATCGTCAGCGGCTGGTCGATGTTCGAACTGGTCATTCTGGTCGCCCGCCGCGTGCTGCCGAACCTGGAACGCACATGGCCGCTGATGCTGGCTGCGGCCTATCTGACCGTCAGCATCCTGCAGACCCTGGTGGTCGCCCTGCTGGAAAGCCGGCTGCGCGGCCAGGATTTCCTCACCCCCGCCGGACTGGCCGAGATGTACGGCTATGTGCTGGTCATCACCACGCTGGTGTCGGCCCTGCCGGTGTGGCTGGAACTGCGCGACCATGGCGTCGTCGGCCACCAGCCCCCCGCCCCGCCGCAAGCTTCCATCCCCGGCGGGGAGCCGACCGCCGACCGTCCCGTCCCTTTCCTAGACCGCATTCCGGCGAAGCTGGGGCGCGACCTGCTGGCGCTTGAGATGGAGGATCATTATGTCCGCGTCCACACCGCGCTGGGCAGCGACCTGATCCTGATGCGGATGCGCGACGCGGTGGCGGAGCTGGCAGGCATCGACGGCCGGCAGGTCCACCGCTCCTATTGGGTCGCAGCATCGGCAGTCGCGGCGGTGGAGCGCAAGCCGGACGGCAAGCTGTCGCTGCGCCTGACCAACGGCCTGCTGGTTCCGGTCAGCCGGACCCACGCGCCCTCGGTCCGCGCCGCCGGCTGGACCGAGAAAGCCGTCTCCTAA
- a CDS encoding DUF2141 domain-containing protein: MTVTLLALVAAGPAAAGELRATVRNVKPNQGKVMVALFDSAEAQAAKRPRAGYFVAALGPELQVVFPDLPAGRYGLIAFQDLDNNGELATGLFGIPAEPHGFSRSARGNFGPPGFDDYAVAVGASGVATTEIRLVE, encoded by the coding sequence GTGACAGTGACGCTGCTGGCGCTGGTCGCCGCTGGTCCGGCCGCCGCGGGGGAGCTTCGCGCAACCGTCCGCAACGTCAAGCCCAATCAGGGCAAGGTGATGGTCGCGCTGTTCGACAGCGCCGAGGCGCAGGCGGCGAAGAGGCCGCGCGCCGGCTATTTCGTCGCGGCGCTGGGGCCGGAGCTGCAGGTGGTCTTCCCCGACCTGCCGGCCGGCCGCTATGGGTTGATCGCCTTCCAGGATTTGGACAACAACGGCGAGCTTGCCACCGGCCTGTTCGGCATCCCCGCCGAACCGCACGGCTTCAGCCGCTCCGCCCGCGGCAACTTCGGCCCGCCGGGCTTCGACGATTACGCGGTGGCGGTCGGGGCGTCGGGCGTGGCGACGACGGAGATCAGGCTGGTGGAGTGA
- a CDS encoding YafY family protein produces the protein MRRADRLFQIVQHLRKGRLVTAAELARCLEVSERTVYRDMRDLASSGVPVEGEAGVGYLLRDGYDLPPLMFTQDEVEALVVGARLARAWVGGGLADAAARALDKVEAVVPEARRRELADSRVFVPDFSFPAPLRERMDVLRCAINAKRVVLFDYRRQDGTHSARAVQPLGLFFWGRVWTLGAWCELREEFRSFRIDRMETLLALDRRFDEIPGRGLDDYLARWRQEGCPRG, from the coding sequence ATGCGCCGCGCCGACCGCCTGTTCCAGATCGTCCAGCATCTCCGCAAGGGGCGGCTGGTGACGGCTGCCGAGTTGGCGCGCTGCCTGGAGGTGTCGGAGCGCACCGTCTACCGCGACATGCGCGACCTCGCCTCCTCCGGCGTGCCGGTGGAGGGCGAGGCCGGCGTCGGCTACCTGCTGCGCGACGGCTACGACCTGCCGCCGCTGATGTTCACCCAGGACGAGGTGGAGGCGCTGGTGGTCGGCGCCCGCCTCGCCCGTGCCTGGGTCGGCGGCGGTCTGGCCGATGCAGCCGCCCGCGCGCTCGACAAGGTCGAGGCGGTGGTGCCGGAGGCGCGGCGGCGCGAGCTGGCCGACAGCCGCGTCTTCGTCCCCGACTTCTCCTTTCCCGCCCCCTTGCGCGAGCGGATGGACGTTCTGCGCTGCGCCATCAACGCCAAGCGGGTCGTGCTGTTCGACTACCGGCGGCAGGACGGCACCCATTCCGCCCGCGCGGTCCAGCCGCTGGGCCTGTTCTTCTGGGGCCGCGTCTGGACGCTGGGCGCATGGTGCGAGCTGCGCGAGGAGTTCCGCAGCTTCCGCATCGACCGCATGGAAACCCTGCTGGCGCTCGACCGGCGATTCGACGAGATCCCCGGCCGCGGCCTGGACGACTATCTCGCCCGCTGGCGCCAGGAGGGTTGTCCGCGCGGGTGA
- a CDS encoding VOC family protein, giving the protein MNIPHVVTWFEIPVTDLARAVGFYETVFATKMVQEPCPSGMTMAVFPAEGTAVKGCLIKHEACKPSADGTTVYLNGGEDLSAPLARAEQAGARIIVPKTLITPEIGYFAQFIDSEGNRVGLYSMH; this is encoded by the coding sequence ATGAACATCCCGCACGTCGTCACCTGGTTCGAGATTCCGGTCACCGACCTCGCCCGCGCCGTCGGCTTCTACGAGACCGTCTTCGCCACCAAGATGGTCCAGGAACCCTGCCCCAGCGGCATGACCATGGCCGTCTTCCCGGCCGAGGGCACCGCCGTCAAGGGCTGCCTGATCAAGCACGAGGCCTGCAAGCCCAGCGCCGACGGCACCACCGTCTACCTGAACGGCGGCGAAGACCTCTCCGCCCCGCTGGCCCGTGCCGAGCAGGCCGGTGCCCGGATCATCGTGCCGAAGACGCTGATCACCCCGGAAATCGGCTATTTCGCCCAGTTCATCGACAGCGAGGGCAACCGCGTCGGCCTCTATTCGATGCACTGA